One stretch of Armigeres subalbatus isolate Guangzhou_Male chromosome 2, GZ_Asu_2, whole genome shotgun sequence DNA includes these proteins:
- the LOC134213235 gene encoding ras-related protein Rab-14 isoform X2 has translation MSAGPYNYSYIFKYIIIGDMGVGKSCLLHQFTEKKFMASCPHTIGVEFGTRIIEVDKQKIKLQIWDTAGQERFRAVTRSYYRGAAGALMVYDITRRSTYNHLSSWLTDTRNLTNPSTVIFLIGNKSDLESTREVTYEEAKKFADENGLMFAEASAMTGQNVEEAFLETARKIYQSIQDGRLDLNSSESGVQHKPAQPGRTSLSGDSQNNKDNCSC, from the exons ATGTCGGCGGGTCCATACAACTATTCCTACATTTTCAAATATATCATCATCGGTGATATGGGCGTGGGTAAAAGTTGTCTCCTGCATCAGTTTACCGAAAAGAAGT TTATGGCAAGCTGTCCGCACACAATCGGAGTGGAGTTTGGCACCCGAATCATCGAGGTCGACAAGCAGAAGATCAAGCTACAGATATGGGATACTGCTGGGCAGGAACGCTTTCGAGCCGTGACACGATCGTACTACAGAGGAGCGGCTGGTGCGCTAATGGTTTATGATATTACCAggag atctACTTATAACCACCTTTCGAGCTGGTTAACCGACACCCGTAATTTGACTAACCCAAGTACTGTGATATTTTTGATCGGCAATAAGTCGGACCTGGAGAGCACCCGCGAGGTTACCTACGAAGAGGCGAAAAAATTCGCCGACGAGAACGGGCTTATGTTCGCTGAGGCTAGTGCAATGAC TGGCCAAAACGTAGAAGAAGCATTCCTGGAAACGGCACGTAAAATCTACCAAAGTATCCAAGACGGTCGTTTGGACTTGAACTCGTCCGAATCCGGTGTACAGCATAAACCGGCACAGCCAGGGCGAACTTCGCTGAGCGGAGATTCCCAGAACAACAAGGACAACTGTTCATGTTAG
- the LOC134213235 gene encoding ras-related protein Rab-14 isoform X1, which translates to MFIFLNLSNLVNMYVLEELSHRIIDGFDWTMDRLHNMSAGPYNYSYIFKYIIIGDMGVGKSCLLHQFTEKKFMASCPHTIGVEFGTRIIEVDKQKIKLQIWDTAGQERFRAVTRSYYRGAAGALMVYDITRRSTYNHLSSWLTDTRNLTNPSTVIFLIGNKSDLESTREVTYEEAKKFADENGLMFAEASAMTGQNVEEAFLETARKIYQSIQDGRLDLNSSESGVQHKPAQPGRTSLSGDSQNNKDNCSC; encoded by the exons ATgtttatatttttgaatttatcaAATCTTGTCAATATGTATGTTCTGGAGGAGTTATCTCATCGGATTATTGATGGGTTCGATTGGACTATGGACAGAT TGCACAACATGTCGGCGGGTCCATACAACTATTCCTACATTTTCAAATATATCATCATCGGTGATATGGGCGTGGGTAAAAGTTGTCTCCTGCATCAGTTTACCGAAAAGAAGT TTATGGCAAGCTGTCCGCACACAATCGGAGTGGAGTTTGGCACCCGAATCATCGAGGTCGACAAGCAGAAGATCAAGCTACAGATATGGGATACTGCTGGGCAGGAACGCTTTCGAGCCGTGACACGATCGTACTACAGAGGAGCGGCTGGTGCGCTAATGGTTTATGATATTACCAggag atctACTTATAACCACCTTTCGAGCTGGTTAACCGACACCCGTAATTTGACTAACCCAAGTACTGTGATATTTTTGATCGGCAATAAGTCGGACCTGGAGAGCACCCGCGAGGTTACCTACGAAGAGGCGAAAAAATTCGCCGACGAGAACGGGCTTATGTTCGCTGAGGCTAGTGCAATGAC TGGCCAAAACGTAGAAGAAGCATTCCTGGAAACGGCACGTAAAATCTACCAAAGTATCCAAGACGGTCGTTTGGACTTGAACTCGTCCGAATCCGGTGTACAGCATAAACCGGCACAGCCAGGGCGAACTTCGCTGAGCGGAGATTCCCAGAACAACAAGGACAACTGTTCATGTTAG